In Devosia sp. 1566, a single genomic region encodes these proteins:
- a CDS encoding glycoside hydrolase family 108 protein: MAEEQFERCLAQVLRHEGGFADHPDDPGGATNMGITRQTLAAWRGVSPATALPVGAVRNLSRAEAAQIYRAQYWAPVGADTLPLGLDLALFDFAVHSGPSRAVKTLQAELGVARDGTVGPVTLRAVGQRVAREGADELIDALCGRRLQFLSELSTFSVFGKGWTARVAAIRQTALDWSPAAPISTKNRSTSMTFLSGYKTYIVAAIMLLTGLAQALGLEVPTLQGSSAGHLMMEAIAVLLLRRGLKANAAST; this comes from the coding sequence GTGGCTGAAGAGCAGTTCGAGCGGTGTCTGGCGCAGGTGCTGCGCCATGAAGGCGGCTTTGCCGACCACCCCGATGATCCCGGTGGGGCAACCAATATGGGTATCACCCGGCAAACCCTCGCCGCCTGGCGCGGAGTGAGCCCGGCAACGGCGCTGCCCGTCGGGGCTGTCCGTAATTTGAGCCGGGCCGAAGCGGCGCAGATTTACCGCGCCCAATACTGGGCCCCCGTCGGCGCTGACACGCTGCCCTTGGGGCTAGACTTGGCGCTGTTCGATTTTGCCGTTCATTCGGGACCAAGCCGAGCCGTCAAGACGCTGCAGGCCGAACTGGGCGTGGCGCGGGATGGCACCGTCGGCCCGGTCACCCTAAGGGCGGTGGGGCAGCGCGTTGCGCGCGAGGGCGCGGACGAACTGATCGATGCCCTGTGTGGACGCCGGCTGCAGTTCCTCTCGGAGCTTTCCACCTTTTCCGTGTTCGGCAAGGGCTGGACCGCCCGCGTCGCCGCTATCCGGCAGACGGCGCTCGATTGGAGCCCGGCTGCCCCCATTTCCACTAAAAACCGGAGCACGAGCATGACGTTTCTCAGTGGCTACAAGACCTATATCGTGGCGGCAATCATGCTGCTGACCGGGCTGGCGCAGGCGCTGGGCCTCGAGGTTCCGACGCTGCAAGGCAGTTCGGCGGGCCATTTGATGATGGAGGCGATCGCCGTGCTGTTGTTGCGTCGCGGCCTCAAGGCCAATGCCGCATCAACCTAA
- a CDS encoding response regulator transcription factor: MRILVVEDDTSLNRQLKEALTDAGYAVDVAFDGEEGHYLGDTEPYDAVVLDIGLPQMDGLSVLESWRRGGKTMPVLLLTARDRWSDKVQGIDAGADDYVAKPFHMEEVLARLRALVRRAAGLASNEITAGPVRLDVRSGRVTVDGQAVKLTSHELRLLSYLMHHKGKVISRTELTEHLYDQDFDRDSNTIEVFVGRLRKKLPEDCIQTVRGLGYQIAED; the protein is encoded by the coding sequence ATGCGAATTTTAGTGGTCGAGGACGACACCAGTCTCAATCGCCAGCTCAAGGAAGCGCTGACTGACGCAGGCTATGCGGTGGATGTCGCCTTTGACGGCGAGGAAGGTCATTATCTCGGCGATACCGAGCCCTACGACGCCGTGGTACTCGATATCGGCCTGCCACAGATGGACGGACTCTCGGTGCTGGAAAGCTGGCGGCGCGGGGGCAAGACCATGCCGGTATTGCTGCTGACGGCGCGCGATCGCTGGAGCGACAAGGTGCAGGGCATCGATGCGGGTGCCGACGACTATGTGGCCAAGCCCTTCCATATGGAAGAAGTGCTGGCGCGGCTGCGAGCGCTGGTGCGCCGGGCGGCCGGGCTGGCCTCCAACGAAATCACCGCTGGGCCGGTGCGGCTCGATGTGCGTTCAGGGCGGGTAACTGTGGATGGGCAGGCGGTCAAGCTCACCAGCCATGAATTGCGGCTGCTAAGCTATCTGATGCACCACAAGGGCAAGGTGATCTCGCGTACCGAATTGACCGAGCACCTTTATGATCAGGACTTCGACCGCGACAGCAACACGATCGAAGTGTTTGTGGGGCGGCTGCGCAAGAAGCTGCCGGAGGATTGCATCCAGACCGTGCGAGGACTGGGTTATCAGATCGCCGAGGACTAG
- a CDS encoding HAMP domain-containing sensor histidine kinase — MSTAAATLKRKGSITASLFWLSAGWLVVALVATGFLLSDLYSRALDTSLSDTLDFHLESLAGALLESGDPTSNAISLADPRFDRPRSGWYWVIRDANGTLYNLSTSVVGIDLPVMMGPPNALGRRTAVMDDAFGTNMRVVERTITLAPTTYQVVVTGNLSEILQLVDEFRGQAFVVLGAVGVMLAIMSAIVARIAMRPIARLSQSIEAVRSGESGAVTGTYPVEIAPLAEEVNELLRSNTQIIERARNQVGNLAHGLKTPIAVLRNEAETRQGALADVVLAQTDKMSGLVATYLDRARLAARTSVVGKRADPAAVLLRLTRVMGKIHPNIDVRYDPPGGAVPWFRGDEADLEEITGNLLDNACKWSKGEVRVRLASEQGDTATSLLIRIEDNGPGLSEEDAQKVLRRGVRLDEKTPGSGLGLDIVKELVDVYGGSLQLKRSALGGLLAELRLPTVRSSSAAKG, encoded by the coding sequence GTGAGCACTGCTGCGGCAACGCTGAAGCGCAAGGGCTCGATAACGGCGTCGTTGTTCTGGCTGTCGGCCGGCTGGCTGGTTGTGGCGCTGGTCGCGACGGGCTTTTTGCTGTCCGACCTGTATTCGCGCGCGCTCGACACTAGCCTATCGGACACGCTCGATTTCCATCTGGAAAGCCTGGCCGGCGCCTTGCTGGAATCAGGTGATCCGACCAGCAACGCCATTTCCCTGGCCGATCCCCGCTTTGATCGGCCCCGCTCGGGCTGGTACTGGGTAATTCGCGATGCCAACGGCACCCTGTACAATCTCTCGACCTCCGTGGTGGGTATCGATCTGCCGGTGATGATGGGCCCGCCCAATGCGCTGGGCCGCCGCACGGCGGTGATGGATGACGCCTTTGGCACCAATATGCGGGTGGTGGAGCGCACGATTACACTTGCCCCGACCACTTACCAGGTGGTGGTGACCGGCAATCTCAGCGAAATCTTACAGCTGGTGGATGAATTTCGCGGCCAGGCCTTTGTCGTGCTGGGCGCGGTCGGCGTAATGCTGGCGATCATGAGCGCCATTGTGGCGCGCATTGCCATGCGCCCGATTGCGCGCCTGAGCCAGTCGATCGAGGCCGTGCGCTCTGGCGAGAGCGGAGCGGTGACCGGCACTTATCCGGTTGAAATCGCGCCCCTGGCCGAAGAGGTCAACGAATTGCTGCGCTCCAATACGCAGATTATCGAGCGCGCCCGCAATCAGGTGGGCAACCTAGCGCACGGGCTCAAGACCCCTATTGCCGTGTTGCGCAACGAGGCCGAAACTCGCCAAGGCGCGCTGGCCGATGTGGTGCTCGCCCAAACCGACAAGATGAGCGGCCTCGTGGCCACTTATCTCGACCGGGCGCGACTGGCGGCGCGCACCTCGGTGGTTGGCAAGCGGGCCGACCCGGCGGCCGTCCTGTTGCGGTTGACGCGGGTGATGGGCAAGATCCACCCCAATATCGATGTGCGCTACGATCCGCCCGGTGGGGCAGTCCCGTGGTTCCGCGGCGACGAAGCCGATCTCGAGGAGATCACGGGCAATCTGCTGGATAATGCCTGCAAGTGGTCAAAGGGGGAGGTGCGGGTTCGGCTGGCCAGCGAGCAGGGCGACACCGCTACGAGCCTGTTGATCCGCATCGAGGACAACGGCCCCGGCCTGTCCGAGGAGGATGCTCAGAAAGTGTTGCGCCGCGGCGTCAGATTGGACGAGAAGACGCCGGGAAGCGGGCTAGGGCTGGATATCGTCAAGGAACTGGTTGATGTGTATGGCGGCAGCCTGCAGCTCAAGCGTTCGGCGCTGGGCGGGTTGCTGGCAGAACTGCGGTTGCCGACGGTGCGCTCCTCGAGTGCTGCCAAAGGCTGA
- a CDS encoding FAD-dependent oxidoreductase has translation MSQQPNRLDPAGGHGFAGTQIDRSRPLQFQLNGYEVEGFEGDTVLSAALASGIEAIGRLGGRPLGLGPRFAPAVSVISSTGSRGPAVPMQQAPAVNGAEMVTDPAGPSGTSPLGRVRRLLGPSRSLDLQLDRLDALPEAWRNQGPTPAAPSDLIVVGGGVAGMTAALTGLVLGLGVTLVESSPCLGGSARLFGTQEGEETPDESISRLVAAIQQTGKIRIVTRAQAFAAAPGLVRAHVVEEDGGSWTSQVLDFAAPHIVLATGTIERLPIFSGNRLPGVMTTLDAFELAHRYGVWPGQSALVATVSNAAYRLAMLASDAGITVRRTLDARPQPQSRFIEFCKAYGITMAPGTLLGSIEPGERERGLRAVPQLALGDLGRQEAPFAVERVLVCGGFQPDLGLWHMAGGASSWDGTTARLVPKGTLPGIALAGAAGGYLSRQACMMSGADAVYALTGQQRPKVEERLIDPLYETPDAPTPISLQAAALPDKAFLSESGLHVVAPAADSATGILRGWFLHRPRSEGSLADAQSLGVAEVAAAVQLGTIPAESAGHVAQERAAVIPLGDATPAAPPGRQSQAGLVPPFLAGRFGNDPKLWLVAPGEARALDRGALIHLASDRSDPRNAIGVVVAALDGGAIALIGKPGAQVGEWASLRDHGGAIPIRLVAPYRDDMDLAAALGRGTGAA, from the coding sequence TTGAGCCAACAACCCAACAGGCTCGACCCTGCAGGCGGCCACGGTTTTGCCGGTACCCAGATCGATCGAAGCCGCCCTCTGCAGTTCCAGCTCAACGGATATGAGGTGGAGGGCTTTGAAGGCGACACTGTGCTCAGCGCGGCCCTCGCGAGTGGCATTGAGGCGATAGGCCGCTTGGGCGGACGCCCTTTGGGGCTTGGCCCGCGCTTTGCTCCTGCCGTTTCGGTTATCAGTTCCACGGGCTCGCGCGGGCCGGCCGTGCCGATGCAGCAGGCGCCTGCGGTCAATGGCGCCGAGATGGTCACCGATCCCGCAGGGCCCTCAGGCACGTCACCGCTCGGCAGGGTTCGTCGCCTGCTCGGCCCTTCCCGCTCGCTGGACCTGCAGCTGGATCGCCTGGACGCCTTGCCCGAAGCCTGGCGCAATCAGGGTCCCACGCCTGCTGCCCCGTCTGATCTCATTGTGGTGGGCGGTGGGGTCGCGGGGATGACGGCGGCACTGACGGGCCTGGTTCTGGGCCTTGGCGTCACCTTGGTGGAATCATCGCCTTGTCTTGGCGGTTCGGCGCGCCTGTTTGGCACGCAAGAGGGCGAGGAAACTCCCGACGAGAGCATTTCCCGGCTTGTCGCGGCCATTCAGCAAACCGGCAAAATCCGCATTGTCACCCGCGCCCAAGCCTTTGCCGCAGCACCAGGCCTGGTACGGGCGCATGTGGTGGAGGAGGATGGGGGGAGTTGGACCAGCCAGGTGCTGGATTTTGCGGCTCCGCACATCGTGCTGGCCACCGGAACAATTGAACGCCTGCCGATCTTTTCGGGCAACCGGCTGCCTGGCGTCATGACAACGCTTGACGCGTTTGAACTTGCGCACCGCTACGGGGTTTGGCCGGGCCAGTCGGCCCTGGTGGCGACCGTCAGCAATGCAGCTTATCGCTTGGCCATGCTGGCCAGCGATGCCGGCATAACAGTGCGCCGCACGCTTGACGCGCGCCCGCAGCCGCAATCGCGCTTCATTGAATTCTGCAAGGCCTATGGCATCACCATGGCGCCGGGCACCCTGCTCGGGAGCATTGAGCCGGGCGAACGCGAGCGCGGTTTGCGCGCGGTGCCCCAACTCGCCCTTGGCGATTTGGGCCGGCAAGAGGCTCCCTTTGCCGTTGAACGTGTCTTGGTCTGCGGCGGCTTCCAGCCAGATCTGGGCCTTTGGCACATGGCGGGCGGGGCCAGCAGCTGGGATGGAACCACCGCGCGCCTCGTGCCCAAGGGCACCTTGCCCGGCATCGCGCTTGCAGGTGCGGCAGGCGGATATCTCAGCCGGCAGGCTTGCATGATGAGTGGCGCCGATGCTGTTTATGCGCTGACCGGGCAGCAGCGCCCCAAGGTGGAAGAGCGCCTGATCGACCCCTTGTATGAAACCCCCGATGCGCCAACGCCTATCTCGCTGCAAGCCGCAGCCCTGCCGGACAAGGCTTTCTTGAGCGAAAGTGGGCTGCATGTGGTTGCGCCTGCCGCTGACTCCGCCACCGGCATTTTGCGAGGCTGGTTCCTGCATCGTCCCCGCTCTGAGGGGAGCTTGGCCGATGCCCAGTCTCTTGGCGTGGCGGAAGTCGCGGCCGCGGTGCAGCTCGGAACAATTCCAGCTGAAAGCGCTGGCCACGTCGCCCAAGAGCGCGCAGCGGTGATTCCTTTGGGGGACGCCACACCAGCAGCGCCACCTGGTCGGCAGAGCCAGGCTGGACTGGTACCACCATTCCTTGCCGGGCGCTTTGGCAACGACCCCAAGCTCTGGCTAGTGGCCCCGGGCGAAGCTCGGGCGCTGGATCGGGGCGCCTTGATCCACCTCGCCTCGGACCGGAGCGATCCGCGGAACGCCATCGGCGTTGTCGTGGCCGCACTCGATGGCGGCGCCATCGCCCTGATCGGCAAGCCAGGGGCGCAAGTCGGTGAGTGGGCGAGCCTGCGCGATCACGGCGGGGCCATCCCCATCCGCCTTGTCGCGCCCTATCGCGACGACATGGATCTAGCTGCGGCGCTCGGCCGTGGCACGGGCGCGGCGTAG
- the ccmI gene encoding c-type cytochrome biogenesis protein CcmI: protein MLFWFIATAVTAIACAALFYAGAGHRVNATRPQFAAADSHFATVLARIEADEASGLLGAAEAAGARAELAREVLRAENEARRPAAGRGELTRTPLLLGLGAIAAISLGTYGFLGSPNLPSQPLAGRAAPVAEPVDINAAVARIEAQLAQRPDDLRGWTVIAPAYVDLGRLEDAERAYRRVLELGGATPDVQTKLAEVLILQADGAGSAESMQLLRAAAASDPNHVLSRLYLAAELTRTAKYEEAVAAWREALALSQGGEGWLPAAQQGLAVALNGGQAPAEPAQSEMIGQMVSGLAARLNADGGSPEEWTQLVRAYLVLEDREAAQSAYDAAVAAYPQAFDRGQLDTIALDAGLTTPGATR, encoded by the coding sequence ATGCTTTTCTGGTTCATCGCCACTGCCGTTACTGCCATTGCCTGCGCTGCGCTGTTTTACGCAGGGGCAGGTCACAGGGTCAACGCGACGCGGCCCCAATTCGCCGCAGCCGATTCACACTTTGCCACAGTTCTGGCGCGCATTGAGGCCGATGAGGCTTCCGGTCTGCTCGGCGCTGCCGAAGCGGCAGGCGCCAGGGCGGAACTGGCGCGCGAAGTGCTGCGCGCAGAGAACGAGGCCCGCCGCCCTGCAGCTGGCAGGGGCGAGCTGACCCGCACTCCCTTGTTGCTCGGGCTCGGGGCAATCGCTGCAATTTCGCTGGGGACCTATGGATTTCTAGGGAGTCCCAACCTGCCTAGCCAGCCACTGGCTGGGCGCGCTGCGCCGGTAGCGGAGCCAGTCGATATCAACGCTGCAGTCGCGCGCATTGAAGCACAACTCGCCCAGCGGCCCGACGATCTGCGGGGCTGGACCGTGATTGCGCCCGCCTATGTTGATCTTGGCCGGTTGGAAGATGCGGAGCGGGCCTATCGGCGCGTTCTTGAGTTAGGCGGAGCAACGCCCGATGTGCAAACCAAGCTAGCCGAGGTGCTGATCCTGCAGGCTGACGGCGCGGGGTCGGCAGAATCGATGCAACTGCTGCGAGCGGCCGCGGCGAGCGATCCCAACCATGTGCTTTCGCGACTTTATCTTGCGGCCGAACTCACCCGCACGGCCAAGTACGAGGAAGCTGTGGCGGCTTGGCGCGAAGCGCTTGCATTGTCGCAAGGCGGCGAAGGGTGGCTGCCGGCGGCCCAGCAGGGGCTGGCAGTAGCGTTGAACGGCGGACAAGCTCCGGCCGAGCCCGCTCAATCGGAGATGATCGGGCAAATGGTTTCCGGCTTGGCCGCGCGACTGAACGCCGATGGCGGTTCGCCCGAAGAGTGGACGCAGTTGGTGCGCGCCTATCTGGTGCTGGAGGACCGCGAGGCGGCCCAGAGCGCCTATGACGCGGCAGTAGCGGCTTATCCGCAAGCCTTTGATCGTGGCCAACTCGACACTATTGCCCTGGATGCCGGGCTGACAACACCGGGAGCCACGCGATGA
- the ccmE gene encoding cytochrome c maturation protein CcmE: protein MTVSATLRKKGWSRKQKRLAVIGGLAVVVALATTLVLVALRDQIVFFYAPSDIVARQVQPGQAIRVGGLVKEGSWVRDGQNNSFVVTDNQNEIAANYTGILPDLFREGQGVVAEGSLGPDGTFKASNVLAKHDENYVPKEVVEALKKQGEWRPEPAVAN from the coding sequence ATGACAGTGTCCGCAACCCTGCGCAAAAAAGGCTGGAGTCGCAAGCAGAAGCGGCTCGCGGTGATTGGGGGGCTGGCTGTTGTGGTCGCGCTCGCAACCACCCTGGTGCTGGTCGCATTGCGCGACCAGATCGTCTTTTTCTATGCGCCGTCCGATATTGTTGCCCGGCAGGTGCAGCCAGGCCAAGCGATCCGCGTGGGTGGTCTAGTCAAGGAAGGCAGTTGGGTGCGGGACGGGCAGAACAATAGCTTTGTGGTAACCGATAACCAGAACGAGATTGCCGCCAACTATACTGGCATCTTGCCCGATCTGTTCCGGGAAGGGCAGGGCGTGGTCGCCGAGGGCAGCCTTGGACCCGATGGCACCTTCAAGGCCAGCAATGTTCTGGCCAAGCACGACGAGAATTATGTTCCCAAGGAAGTGGTCGAAGCGCTCAAAAAACAGGGCGAGTGGCGACCCGAACCAGCGGTCGCAAACTGA
- a CDS encoding heme lyase CcmF/NrfE family subunit: MAIELGHFALILAFAIATVSAVGGFALRPGGERLALVLSQGAVLQFVLVAVAFAALIQAFVSSDFSLALAVNNSHSLKPLLFKISGVWGNHEGSMVLWILILVLFGALVAAFGRGLPPDLLALVLATQSLLAAAFGGFTLFTSNPFVRMVPAPLQGRDLNPVLQDVGLAIHPPLLYAGYVGFSICFSFAVAALISGRIDQAWARWVRPWTMLSWTFLTLGIAMGSYWAYYELGWGGWWFWDPVENASFMPWLAGTALLHSALVMEKRNALKIWTIFLSIITFSLSLLGTFLVRSGILTSVHTFASDPTRGLVILTLLAVVIGAAFTLFALRASTLRQGGLFAPVSREGALILNNLFLATAVGAILVGTLYPLVLDALGGTTISVGAPFFNLTFGALMSPLLLILPFGPLLAWKRADVVNAAQRLLGAGALAIFVTILVASLSGRSISLAPLGLLLGFWVAFGAVAELVDRGRIGRIPLRESVRRLVGLPRSAWSTAIAHFGVGVTVLGIVATSAWQTELVTTLDPGETAELSGYKVGFDEFAELAGPNYRAEQGHFTITAPNGGTRPLVAERRIYGASGMTTTEAAIGTYGFSQLYLQLGEPLDNTHVVRIWHKPYITLIWLGAVLMAGAGVLSLSDRRQRIGAPRRTAKAVPEPAE, encoded by the coding sequence ATGGCGATTGAACTCGGACATTTCGCGCTAATACTTGCCTTTGCCATCGCCACCGTTTCGGCGGTGGGCGGCTTTGCGTTGCGTCCGGGCGGAGAGCGGCTGGCGCTGGTGTTGAGCCAGGGGGCAGTGCTGCAGTTCGTGCTGGTGGCAGTGGCCTTTGCAGCCCTGATCCAGGCCTTCGTCAGCTCCGATTTCTCATTGGCACTGGCGGTCAACAACTCCCATTCGCTCAAGCCGCTCTTGTTCAAGATTTCAGGGGTATGGGGCAATCATGAAGGCTCCATGGTCCTCTGGATCCTGATCCTTGTGCTGTTTGGCGCTCTCGTCGCTGCCTTCGGCCGGGGGTTGCCGCCCGACCTACTGGCGCTGGTGCTGGCTACGCAAAGTCTGTTGGCCGCCGCCTTCGGGGGCTTTACGCTCTTTACCTCCAACCCCTTCGTGCGGATGGTGCCCGCGCCGTTGCAGGGCCGCGACCTCAACCCGGTGCTGCAGGATGTTGGGCTCGCCATTCATCCGCCGCTGCTCTACGCCGGCTATGTGGGCTTTTCGATCTGCTTTTCCTTTGCGGTTGCGGCGTTGATTTCGGGCCGCATTGACCAGGCCTGGGCCCGCTGGGTGCGGCCCTGGACCATGCTCAGCTGGACCTTTTTGACCTTGGGCATCGCCATGGGCTCCTACTGGGCCTATTACGAGCTGGGTTGGGGTGGCTGGTGGTTTTGGGACCCGGTGGAAAATGCCAGCTTCATGCCCTGGCTCGCTGGCACGGCGCTGCTGCATTCCGCGCTGGTGATGGAGAAGCGCAACGCGCTCAAGATCTGGACGATCTTTTTGTCCATCATCACCTTTTCCCTGTCACTGCTTGGCACCTTCCTGGTGCGCTCGGGCATTCTGACATCGGTGCATACCTTTGCCAGCGATCCCACCCGGGGGCTGGTGATCCTGACGCTGCTGGCTGTTGTGATCGGTGCCGCATTCACGCTCTTTGCGCTGCGTGCTTCGACGCTGCGCCAAGGTGGGCTGTTTGCGCCGGTGAGTCGCGAAGGCGCGCTGATCCTCAACAATCTGTTCCTTGCGACGGCAGTGGGTGCCATTCTCGTCGGCACGCTTTATCCATTGGTGCTTGATGCGCTTGGCGGCACAACCATTTCCGTGGGTGCCCCCTTCTTCAACCTGACCTTTGGTGCATTGATGTCGCCGCTCCTGCTGATCCTGCCTTTCGGGCCGCTGCTGGCCTGGAAACGGGCCGATGTGGTGAACGCCGCACAGCGCTTGCTGGGCGCCGGGGCACTAGCGATTTTTGTCACCATCCTGGTTGCTTCCCTGAGCGGCCGCTCAATCTCGCTAGCCCCGCTTGGGCTGCTGCTTGGTTTCTGGGTGGCTTTCGGGGCCGTCGCCGAGCTGGTCGACCGCGGGCGGATCGGACGCATCCCGCTGCGCGAAAGCGTGCGGCGACTGGTAGGACTGCCGCGTTCGGCCTGGTCAACAGCCATCGCGCATTTCGGGGTTGGCGTGACCGTGCTGGGCATCGTGGCGACATCCGCTTGGCAGACGGAACTCGTCACCACCCTTGACCCGGGCGAAACCGCCGAACTGTCCGGCTACAAGGTCGGCTTCGACGAGTTCGCCGAGCTAGCGGGTCCAAACTACCGCGCCGAGCAGGGGCATTTCACCATCACTGCCCCCAATGGCGGCACCCGGCCGCTGGTGGCCGAGCGGCGGATCTATGGCGCCAGCGGCATGACCACCACGGAAGCAGCGATCGGCACCTATGGGTTCTCCCAGCTTTATCTGCAGCTGGGTGAGCCGCTGGACAACACGCATGTGGTTCGGATCTGGCACAAGCCTTACATCACCCTGATCTGGCTGGGGGCCGTGCTGATGGCTGGGGCAGGGGTCTTGTCCTTGTCCGATCGCCGCCAGCGCATCGGGGCTCCACGCCGTACTGCCAAGGCAGTGCCGGAGCCAGCCGAATGA
- a CDS encoding cytochrome c-type biogenesis protein, producing the protein MSWLRVLMMLCGLLLALPAAAVGPDEILPDQALESRARDISAGLRCLVCQNQSIDDSDADLARDLRLLVRERLVAGDSDEAVRQFVVDRYGEYVLLAPRFGAHTLLLWAAGPLLLLVGTAGVWLAARRHGGAGQGGDLTDDEVAALERLRQSKAER; encoded by the coding sequence ATGAGTTGGTTGCGTGTGCTCATGATGCTGTGTGGATTGCTGCTGGCACTGCCCGCAGCTGCGGTAGGGCCGGATGAGATTCTACCCGACCAGGCGCTGGAGAGCCGGGCCCGCGACATCTCGGCGGGCCTGCGGTGCCTCGTATGCCAGAACCAATCCATTGACGACAGCGATGCCGACCTCGCCCGGGACTTGCGGCTTCTCGTGCGTGAGCGTCTGGTGGCGGGGGACAGCGACGAGGCGGTGCGGCAGTTCGTTGTCGATCGCTATGGTGAATATGTGCTACTGGCCCCGCGCTTTGGCGCCCATACGCTGCTATTGTGGGCAGCCGGGCCGCTGCTGCTGCTGGTGGGCACGGCCGGAGTCTGGCTTGCTGCTCGCCGACACGGGGGCGCCGGGCAGGGCGGCGATCTTACTGATGATGAAGTGGCAGCACTGGAGCGCCTGCGGCAGTCCAAAGCTGAGCGTTAG
- a CDS encoding Do family serine endopeptidase: MRSTILTRTRRWLGASALALTVAVGGVSTAFVMTGQAANAQVQNSAQIIVPPVEQPQQGFADLVEAVKPAVVSILVEAEAAGQAAQRGGQFNFNMPDLPEGHPFRDFFDQFSDRFGSDGRGQGSENMPRPRPYMAAGSGFVISGDGYVVTNNHVVENATKVTVVFDDGTEQTAEIVGTDERTDLAVLKIEGTDLPFVNFEGEPSRVGDWVVAVGNPFGLGGTVTVGVISGSGRNIGGSGYGDFLQIDAAVNTGNSGGPAFNTRGEVVGVNTAIYSPNGGNVGIAFAIPAATVKTIVGQLIEDGSVTRGYLGVSIQDVTKDIADSVGLPNAAGAIVRDAAPDGPAAPAGVRSGDIIIQVDGEPIDDALDLSRTIAGKAPDSTVELTIWRDGAETKLSVQLETLTEETAQNDTEQAPTTPEQQPAQSSEGLTLVPNGDGSGGLLIQEVDPESPAAERGFAVGDAILEVDNKPVATVEDFQAAIAGVKDRGLNTALVKASRDGEARFIGLPLSE, encoded by the coding sequence ATGCGCTCAACTATTCTTACTCGGACGCGGCGTTGGCTCGGGGCCTCGGCCCTGGCACTGACGGTAGCTGTCGGCGGCGTATCCACCGCTTTCGTGATGACCGGCCAGGCAGCTAATGCCCAGGTTCAAAACAGTGCACAAATCATCGTACCACCCGTGGAGCAGCCGCAGCAGGGCTTTGCCGACCTGGTGGAAGCGGTCAAGCCAGCGGTGGTTTCGATTCTGGTTGAGGCCGAAGCGGCTGGCCAGGCAGCTCAGCGGGGCGGTCAGTTCAATTTCAACATGCCGGACCTGCCAGAAGGGCATCCATTCCGTGACTTCTTCGACCAGTTCAGCGACCGCTTTGGGTCTGATGGTCGAGGGCAGGGCTCCGAAAACATGCCGCGGCCGCGGCCCTATATGGCGGCGGGTTCTGGCTTTGTGATCTCGGGTGACGGCTATGTCGTTACCAACAATCACGTGGTCGAAAATGCCACCAAGGTGACCGTCGTTTTCGATGACGGCACCGAGCAAACGGCCGAGATCGTCGGCACCGATGAGCGCACCGACCTTGCCGTGCTCAAGATCGAGGGTACGGACCTCCCCTTCGTGAACTTCGAAGGCGAGCCGAGCCGCGTCGGCGACTGGGTGGTTGCTGTCGGCAATCCCTTTGGTCTGGGCGGCACCGTGACCGTTGGCGTGATCTCCGGTTCGGGCCGCAACATTGGAGGCTCCGGCTATGGCGATTTCCTGCAGATCGACGCGGCCGTCAACACCGGCAACTCGGGCGGCCCTGCCTTTAACACCAGGGGCGAAGTGGTGGGCGTCAACACCGCCATCTACTCCCCCAATGGCGGCAATGTCGGCATCGCCTTTGCCATTCCCGCAGCCACGGTCAAGACCATTGTCGGCCAGTTGATCGAGGACGGTTCGGTGACCCGCGGTTATCTGGGCGTGTCCATTCAGGACGTGACCAAGGATATTGCGGACAGCGTGGGCCTCCCCAATGCTGCGGGGGCGATCGTGCGTGATGCCGCTCCCGATGGTCCAGCCGCCCCGGCAGGCGTTCGCTCGGGCGACATCATCATCCAGGTGGATGGTGAGCCCATCGACGACGCACTGGACCTGAGCCGCACGATTGCGGGCAAGGCTCCGGACTCCACGGTTGAGCTGACGATTTGGCGCGATGGCGCTGAAACCAAGCTTTCCGTCCAGCTCGAGACCTTGACCGAGGAAACGGCCCAGAACGACACCGAACAGGCGCCAACCACTCCCGAGCAACAGCCAGCGCAATCGAGCGAGGGCCTCACCCTGGTGCCCAATGGTGACGGCTCGGGCGGTCTGCTGATCCAGGAGGTTGATCCCGAAAGCCCTGCGGCGGAACGTGGTTTTGCAGTTGGCGATGCAATCCTTGAAGTCGACAACAAGCCTGTCGCAACCGTGGAGGATTTCCAAGCCGCCATTGCCGGCGTCAAGGATCGCGGGCTCAATACTGCCCTGGTCAAGGCCAGCCGTGATGGTGAAGCCCGCTTCATCGGTCTGCCACTAAGCGAATAA